The Sandaracinaceae bacterium genome segment CGAACGTCACCCGCACCCCACGCGTCATGCGAAGACGCTACCAGATCGCGCCCGCGCTTCAGTAGGCGTTGCGGTGCACCTTGGGGCTGAAGACGGTGAGCAGGATGATCTTCAGGTCGAACCACAGGCCCCAGCGACGGATGTACTCGAGGTCGTGCTCGACCCGCTTCTCCATCTTCTCGAGCGTGTCGGTCTCGCCGCGCCAGCCGTTCACCTGCGCCCAGCCGGTCAGCCCGGGCTTGACCTTGTGGCGCAGCATGTAGCCGTGGATGCGCTTGCGGTACGCCTCGTTGTGGGCGACGGCGTGGGGACGCGGCCCCACCAGGCTCATCGAGCCCGTGACGACGTGGAAGAGCTGCGGCAGCTCGTCCAGCGAGAGCCGGCGGAGGATCGCGCCGACGGGCGTGATGCGGCTGTCGTTCTTCTCGGCCTGCTTCACCTTGGCCCCGTCCTCCGCGACCGTCATCGAGCGGAACTTCAGGACGTGGATGATCTCGCCGTCGAGCCCGTAGCGACGCTGCTGGAAGAACACGGGCCCCTTGCTCGTGAGCTTGATCAGCAGCGCGATGAGGGCCATCGGGAGAGCCGCGATGGTGAGGAAGACCGTCCCCAGCACGATGTCCTCGAAGCGCTTGACCCAGCCGTCGATGCCGTAGAACGGCGTCTCGAACACGCTCACCACCGGGATGTCGTCGAGCGCGCTCCAGCGGCCGTGCAGCAGATCGAAGACGAAGAAGTCCGGCACCACGTAGACGCTGGCCGTGGTGTCGGCGAGGTCGCGCAGGAGCTTCTGCACGCGCGGCTCGGCCCGCATGGGGAGCGCGATGTAGAGGATGTCGATCTCCCCCTCGCGCGCCTTGCGCACCGCGTCGTCGAAGGTGCCCACCAGGTCGGGCAGATCCGCCTCCGGGGTGTGGAGGCGCTCGGGCGTGCGGTCGTCGAAGAAGCCGACCATCTCCATACCGAGCCACGGCGTCTCCGCGAGGTGGGCCGCCACGCGCTCGCCCATCTCGGTCATGCCGATCACCCCCGCGCGGCGCATGTTGCGGCCGCGCTTGCGCGCCTCCTGCAGGGCGAGCCGGAGCAGGCCCCGGCCGACGCTGATCAGGGTCGGCGCCCCGATGAACCAGCCAAGGGTGGCGACGCGGCTGAAGGTCGACGACTCCTTGGTGAAGAAGGCGGCGAGCAGCAGCGCGGTCAGCACGCCGCCCCACACGGCCCACACCCGGACCAGCTCCTTGTGGAGCGGCACGCCACGCCACGCGCGGTAGAGGCCCCCCGCCTCCGCGAGGAAGAGGAAGACGAGCAGAGCGCCGCCGGTGGCGACCGTGTGGTGGTTGTCCCACTCGCCGGCCGAGTCGTAGACCCAGAACGCGAGCGCGTGGGCGAGGACGATCCAGGCGGCGTCGAGGAGACGCTGTACGAGCCCGGTCTTGTTGTGGAGGGGGCGAATGAATCCGCGCTGGCGAGGCATGAGAATGATTCCGTCGAGTGGGGACGTCGTCCGTCCCGGCTGTGAGTCGACGGGACCCACTTCAACCGCCATGCCTGCCCGTATGCCTGCCACTGTGCGTGCCTCGTACGCCTCTGAGGTGGGGTACTCGGCCACGGGTGAGGCCGAGCGGCCGCCACGCGACCGCGCCCTCCCGCGCCGCTGTGTTCTACGTGTCGGCGTGTCGTGTCTTCCCGTCTCGTCCGGGGCGCATACGTCCGCTCGGGGCCCGCGCCTTGCTTGGGCCGTGACCACGGAGTAACGACGAATCGTGAACGCACATCTGCCTCACACCGCCGTGCTGATTTTCGCCACGGTCTCTTTTTCCCTCTTGCCGGGCTGCATCGGCAGCCTGCCGACCCCGCCGACGGTGCCGGACGCGAACGCTGGCTTCCGCGCCATGGAGTCGACGCCCGCGCCCGGCGTGGACCAGGACGAGCCGCGCCCGATGGCGCTCTATCCGGGCGACGTGGTCGCGCTGCGCATGCAGGCGGCCGACGTCGAGACCATCGAAGGACTGAGCGTCGACGAGCGTGGCATGCTGCACGTCCCTCTGGCGGGTGACGTCCAGGTCGCGGGGCTCCCGCTCGTGGACGCCGAGGAGCGCATCGAGCAGGCCATGCGGCGCTTCATCAGCACCGTGCGCGTCACGATCGTGATGAGTGACCCAGCGGGGCACGTCGCGTCGGTCATCGGCGCGGTGGGGGAGCAGGGCCGCGTCGTGATCGCGCCCGGCATGCGCGTGGCGGATCTCCTCGCCGCGGCAGGTGGGCCCGCCACGTCGAGCGAGGGCGGGTCGACCACCCTGCTCGCCGATCTCTCGAGCGCCCGGCTGGTCCGCGGCGGCGAGGCGGTGCCGATCGACGTCGGTACCGCGGTGACCGGAGATCCTCGGCACAACGTCTTCGTGCGACCGGGCGACTACCTCTACGTGCCGCCGCAGCTGCGCGGGCTGATCAGCGTGCTCGGCGAGGTGAACGGGGCGCGCGTGCTCCCGTTCCAGCCGGGCATCCGCCTCTCGCAGGCCCTGGCGATGGCGGGCGGAATCACTCGTGATGCCAACGGAGGCGACATCCGGATCGTCCGCGGCGGCCCCGACGACGCGATGATCTACCGCGCCGGCATCGATCACGTGGTGAGCGGCCACTACGAGGACCCCGTGCTCGCGCCCGGCGACATCGTCTACGTGGGCTCGAGCGGCCTGGCAGATTTCCGCGACTTCACGACCGCGATCTCCCCGATCATCAGCATCGGCGCCACCACCGCGATCGGCGTCGCCGCCTTCAGCTCGGGCCCGTAGCGGACTCGGGAGCATATGGGGCGCGGAGCGCGTAAGCTCCGCGCCGCAGCTCGGCGGGCGCGTCCGCCGGGCTTTCGACTCGCCCAACCAGAGAGACTGCGACATGACCGCCGAGAACCCTTTCCGCTGCTACGTGATGGGCAGCGAATCTCTCCTCGTGCAGTGCACCGAGATCCTCCTCCGCGAAGGCCACAAGGTGCTGGGGGTGATCAGCGAGGCGGACGACATCGTCCGCTGGGCCGAGGATCAGAAGATCCCCGTGGTGCCGCCCGGGAAGGACCTCGCGTCGCGCCTCTCGGACGACCCCTTCGAGTGGTTCTTCAGTCTCGCGAACCTCTCCATCATCCCGGACGACGTGCTCGCGAAGCCCACCGAGGGGGCGATCAACTTCCATGACGGCCCGCTGCCTCGCTACGCCGGCCTCAACGCGACGACCTGGGCCCTGCTCCACGGCGAGCGGACCCACGGCGTCAGCTTCCACCTCATCGAGGGCGGAGTGGACGAGGGCGACCTGCTCGCCCAGCGCGTCTTCGAGCTGAACGACCGGGAGACCGCGCTCACGCTCAACACGCGCTGCTACGAGCTCGGCATCGAGACCTTCGGACAGCTGGTCGAGCAGCTCGGCGCGGGCACGCACGAGCGCACCGAGCAGGACCTGGGCAAGCGCAGCTACTTCGGCAAGTTCGACCGCCCCGACGGCGGCTCCACCATCGACTGGGACCAGCCGGCGCACGTCATCGACGCGCTCGTCCGCGCGCTGGACTACGGCGGCTACCCGAACCCGGTCGGCGCGGCCAAGGTCGTGCTCGAGCGCGGCGTGCTGCTCCTCCCGGAGGTCGAGCGGGCCGCGGACAGCACCTCCGAGAAGCCCGGCACCGTGGTCGGCGTCGACGACGACGGCCTCGAGGTCGCCACGCAGACGGGCACCCTCCTCTTCCCGCGCGTGCTCGACGGCGAAGGTCGTCCGCTCACGGCGGAGGCCGCGTTCGCCCTCGGCGTGCAGCCCGGAGCGAGCCTGGTCGCGAGCCCCTCGACCCGGAAGCGGCTCGGGGAGCTGGACCGCGCGATGGCCAAAAACGAGGCCTTCTGGACGCGCCGGCTCTCCACCCTCGAGGCGGCGAAGATCCCGCAGGCCGATCACGCGACCGTCGCGAAGCCGAAGCAGGAGCGCCGCGCGATCGAGGCGACGGCCGCGCCGACGCGGCTCTTCGCGGGGCTGGGCGCGTGGCTCGCGCGCGTCAGCGGCAAGCACGCCTTCGACGTGGCGCACCGGCCGCCGTCGCTCTCCGAGACCATCGCGGGGGCCGAGCGGCTCTACGCAGATCGCGTCCCGATGCGGCTCTCGGTCGATCTGGAGGCGCCGTTCTCCGCCCTCCTCGAGGCCACCGAGAAGGAGCTGGCGCGGGTCGACGCGAAGGGCACCTACCCCCTCGAGCTCTTCCACCGCCAGCCGAGCGCGCAGCGCCCGAGCTACGACGTGGTGGCGGAGCAGGTCACCTCGCTCGACGACTGGAGCCTCCCGAGCGGCGCGATCGCCGGGCTGATCACGGACGGGAGCCGCGCGGCCCTCGTCTTCGACGCGGAGCGGCTCGCGCCGGCCCAGGCGGACGCGATGCGCCAGCAGCTCGAGGCGCTCCTGCGCGGCGCCGACGAGACGCTCGTGGGTGACCTCCCGCTGCTCTCGGAGGGTGAGCGGCGGCGCCTCCTCGAGGAGTGGAACGACACCGCGAGGGACTTCCCGCGCGACCAGGGCGTGCACCAGCTCTTCGAGGCGCAGGTCGACCGCAGCCCCGACACGCAGGCGCTCGTCTACCGCGGCAGCGCGCTCACCTACGCGGAGCTGGACGCCAAGGCCAACCAGCTCGCGCACCGCCTCATCGGCCTCGGCGTGAAGGCCGACACCCCCGTCGGCCTCTGCACCGACCGCAGCCTCGATCTCCTCATCGGCGCCCTCGGCATCCTCAAGGCGGGCGGCGCCTACGTGCCGCTCGACCCCAGCTACCCGAAGGATCGCCTGGCCTTCATGGTCGAGGACAGCGCCGCGCCCGTGATCGTCACGCTCTCCCGCACCCGAGACGTGCTCCCGGAGGGCGAGGCCACGCGGGTCGTGCTCGACGAAGAGGACCTCGGCGGCCAGCCGACCACGCGACCCTCGGTCGACGGCTGGAGCAGCGACAACCTCGCCTACCTCATCTACACGAGCGGCTCGACCGGCAAGCCCAAGGGCGTGATGGTCGAGCACCGGAACGTCGCGAACTTCTTCACCGGCATGGACGCGGAGATCCCGCACGAGCCGGCCGGCCGCTGGCTCGCGGTGACCAGCCTCAGCTTCGACATCTCGGTGCTCGAGCTGTTCTGGACGCTCGCCCGCGGCTTCACGGTGGTGCTCTCGAGCGACGAGGACCGCGCGCTCGTCAGCGGCGGCGGCGCCGGCGTCAGCCAGTACAGCCACCGCAAGATCGACTTCAGCCTCTTCTACTTCGCATCCGACGCGGGCGAGAACGCGACCGACAAGTACAAGCTGCTCCTCGACGGCGCCCGCTTCGCCGACGAGAACGGCTTCGCCGCGGTCTGGACCCCGGAGCGTCACTTCCACGCGTTCGGCGGCCTCTACCCGAACCCGTCGGTGGCCAGCGCCGCGCTCTCGACCATCACCAAGAACGTCAAGCTGCGCGCCGGCAGCTGCGTCAACCCGCTCCACCACCCGGTCCGCGTGGCCGAGGAGTGGGCCCTCGTCGACAACCTCTCGAACGGGCGCGTGGGCATCAGCTTCGCCGCGGGCTGGCAGCCCAACGACTTCGTCATCCGACCGGAGGCGTTCGAGAACAACAAGCAGCGCATGCTCGACGAGATCGACATCATCCGTCGCCTCTGGCGCGGCGAGGGCGTGACCTTCGAGGGGCCGACCGGCCCGGTCGAGGTCAAGACCCTGCCCCGCCCGGTGCAGAAGGAGCTGCCGTTCTTCATCACCGCGGCTGGCAACCCGCAGACCTTCGAGCTGGCCGGGACCCTCGGGGGCGGCATCCTGACCCACCTGCTGGGCCAGAGCGTCGACGAGGCCAAGGAGAAGATCGGGATCTACCGCAAGGCCTGGAAGGACGCGGGGCACCCCGGAGAGGGGCACGTCGTCCTGATGCTCCACACCTTCGTCGGCGACGACGAGGAGAGCGTGAAGGAGATCGTGCGCGAGCCGATGAAGGCCTACCTCAAGAGCTCGATGATGCTGATCCAGCAGCACGCCTGGTCGTTCCCGGCGTTCAAGAAGCACGCGCGCGAGGACAAGTCCTTCAAGGACAACTTCCTCAACCTCTCCGCGGAGGACACCGACGCGTTGCTCGACCACTCGTTCGAGCGGTACTACGAGACGAGCGCGATGTTCGGCACCCCCGAGAGCTGTCGCGAGCAGGTCGAGCGCTGCCGCGGGATCGGCGTCGACGAGATCGCGTGTCTGATCGACTTCGGGATCGACAGCGAGACCGTGCTCACGCACTTCCCGCAGCTCAACACGCTGCGGGCCGAGGCGACGGCGCCGCGCGAGGACCTCTCCGAGGACGACTACTCCATCGCCGCCCAGCTCGAGCGTCACGCGATCACGCACATGCAGTGCACGCCGTCGATGGCGCAGATGCTCGTGATGAACGACGAGGCGCGGACCGCGCTCGGCGGGCTGAAGCACCTGATGGTCGGGGGCGAGGCGTTCCCGGGCGCGCTCGCGAAGGCGCTCCGAGAGGCGACCTCGGCCAGCATCACGAACATGTATGGCCCCACGGAGACCACGATCTGGTCTTCCACGGAGGCGGCCGAGCCGGGAGAGGGGACCGTCGCGATCGGCACCCCCATCGCGAACACCCAGCTCTACGTGCTCGACGAGCGGCGCCAGCCGGTGCCGGTCGGCGTCCCGGGGGAGCTCTACATCGGCGGCGACGGCGTCACGCGCGGCTACTGGAAGCGCGAGGATCTGACGGCCGAGCGCTTCGTGGCCGATCCATTCCGAGGTGGCGAGGCGCGCATGTACCGCACAGGCGACGAGGTGCGCTGGCGCGAGGACGGCCACCTCGAGTTCCTCGGCCGCATGGACCACCAGGTGAAGCTCCGCGGCTACCGCATCGAGCTGGGAGAGATCGAGGCGCGCCTCCGGCTGCACGACAGCGTGCGCGAGGCGGTCGTGATCGCGCGGGAAGACACGCCGGGAGACAAGCGTCTGGTCGGCTACCTGGTGACCGACGGAACCTTCGACGCGGCCGCTCTCAAGGCCCACCTCGGCGAGACGCTGCCCGACTTCATGGTGCCGGCGCACCTCGTGAAGATGGATCGCTTCCCGCTCACCCCGAACAAGAAGATCGATCGCAAGGCGCTGCCCCGCCCGGAGGCCGCCGTCACGCGCGCCGAGGAGCACGTCGCGCCGGCGGGCGAGGTCGAGGAGAAGATCGCGGGCGTGTGGAAGCGCATCCTCGGCCTCAGCGAGGTCGGCACCCGGGACAACTTCTTCGAGCTCGGCGGCCACTCGCTCCTCGCCGTGCAGGCGCACCGCGAGATCGCCGAGGCGACGGGCGCGAAGCTCACCGTGACCGACATCTTCCGCTTCCCCACGATCCAGGCCCTCGCGGATCACCTCGAGGGCGACGGCGGCGGCAACGAGGCGCTCCAGAAGAGCGCCGATCGCGCGGCGGCGCGCCGACAGGCGCTGGGCCGGCGCAGGGTCCTACGGCGGCGGTGATCGAGGACGCGCTCAGCGACCTGCTCGGCCCCCGGGTGCGCTTCGCGGTGCGGATCCCCGGAGAGGTGCCTCTGACGGCGCTCATGGCGCCGGAGGAGCACCTCGCCGCGCGCGCCGTCGACAAGCGCCGCTACGAGCTCGCCGCGGGTCGGGACGCCGCGCGGGCCGCGCTCCGTCTACTCGGCGCCCCCACGATCGCGATCGGGCGCGGCGGACGCGGGGAGCCTCTGTGGCCCGAGGGCGTCGTGGGCACGATCACGCACACCGACACGCTCTGCGTGGCCGCGGTCGCGGACGCCGGGGCGATGCGCGGGCTCGGGCTCGACGCCGAGCCAGACGAGCCGCTCGACCGCGAGCTGTGGTCCCTGATCACGACGCGCGAGGAGCACGTCGCCCTGCAGGATGACCCGCGCCCCGGTGAGCGCGCGCGGCGCACCTTTTGCGCGAAGGAGGCAGCCTACAAGTGCCAGTACCCGCTCAGCGGGACCTTCCTCGAATTCGAGGACGTGGTGATCCGGCACGACGCCGACGATCGCTTCGACGCCGTCTTCCAGCGCAGCGCGCCCCCGTTCGCGGCGGGCGCGACGATCCACGGTCGCTTCGTGCGGGCCGGGGCGCACGTGATCGCGGGTGCCTGGATCGACAACGAAGGAGAGACGCGCTGATGTTGCCGCGGAGCGTGGTTGTGGCGACTTCGGCCGGTGCTAGCTGGATGGTTCGAGTACCATGTCAGCGTTTTCGAGGAGCACCGCGATGAGCGGCCGAGAGATGGATCTCGACGACGAAGAGACCAAGCCGTCTCGTCCGGGCTACCCGGTCGATTGGCGCCGCGTTCTGAGGGCCATCTCCAGAGGGAAGTGGTGGCTCCTGATCGCGGCCGCGGTGGGCGGTCTGATCGGCGTCGTCATCGGGAAGTTCGTGATGCAGCACACGTACGAAGCGAGCACCTCGCTTCGGTACGAAGGCTTGCCCGGCGACGACTTCCAGGAGCCGCAGCGGGCCTTGCCGGCTCTGGTCGCGGTGACCCACACCGACCCGATCATGATCGAGCTGCGCGCCCGCACGAACAAGGACGGGGCCACCCTCGACCTCATGCGGCGCATGGTCCAGGTGACGAGCGACGCGCAGAGCGGCCTGGTCACGTTCACGACCACCGGCGGCACGGCCGAGGAATCGGCGGACATGGCGAACACGCTCGTGGACGTCTTCCTCGAGCACCACCGCGAGCGTCGCAGCGCCGAGCTCCGCGCGGAGATGGCGAGCCTCGACGAGCGCATCGCCGCGTCCGAGAACGAGGCCGCGACCGCGCGCCGCGCCTACGACTCCTTCCGCGAGGCCAACGGCATCACGGATCTGACGGCGGAGCAGGAGCAGGCCATCGACCAGGCGGCCGACCTGCGCTCGCAGGCGGACCTCGCCCAGGCGGAGATCATGGCGCTCGAGGCCCGCGTCCGGCAGCTGACCGAGGCGCGCGAGCGCACGCCCCGCATGGAGACGGTGAGCACGAGCAGCGGCGGCTCGAGCCGCGTCCGGGAGCTGGAGGCGCGCCTCGCCGAAGCGCGCGGTCAGGGCATGAGCGAGCAGCACCCGACGGTGCAGGCGCTCCAGCGTCAGATCTCGGCGCTGCGAAGCTCGGGCGGCGGCGGGGGCGGCTCGCGCACGGCGCGCAGCAGCCTCTACGAGCAGATCGAGACCAGCCTCTCGGAGGCGGAGACCGAGCTGTCGGCGGCGCGCGAGCGGCACAACAGCCTCGAGCAGCTCGCGGGCACCGCGCAGGAGCGCACCAACCGGTTCAGCGCGATGGAGGGCCAGGCGGCCAACCTGCTCGCGCAGGTCAACGTCAAGCAGGCCCTCGTCAACGAGCTCAACGAGCAGCGCGCGGGCATCGAAGATCAGCTGCGCGACATCGAGACCGGCTTCCGCACCGTCGCGGAGGCGCGTCCCCCCGAGAGCGCGGTCCCCTCGAAGAAGAAGTACGCGGTCGCGGGCGGCATCCCGCTCCTCTTCGTGACGGTGATGCTCGGCATGCTGCTCTACCGCGAGCTCCGCGGGCTGCGCGTCATCACGCCGACCGAGGTGGCCTGGTGGGGCAACGGGCCGGTGATCGGCATGACGACCTGGCCCCGCGATCCACGCGCGCTGATCGACCTGATCGCGGACATGGACGACTTCGCGCCCGACGCGCGCGGCACGATGCTGGTGGTCGGGGCCACCGACTCCGAGCAGGAGCTCGCGAGCGAGATCGCCGGCCAGCTCAACCACGACTGGAGCTCGACCACGCTCATCGACGTGCCCGTGGTGGGCGCGCTCCCGCCGGGCGATGACCCCGCGCCGATCACGACGCCGTCCTCCTCCCGCGGCCACCACGACGTCTACGACGACGACGAGGTGCTCAGCGGCGAGATCCACGACGGCCCGACCGAGATCGTGCTCGCCGGCAGCCCCGCCGACACCCTCGCGATGGGGGCCCCGAGCTACGCGCCGCCGCCGCGCCCGATCAGCGACGACCCGGCCGACCGGCTGATCTGCACCGCGTGGAACGGCCCGCCCGAGGGGCAGGCCCTGCGCCGCGCGGCCCGGCTCGCCGAGCGGGTGCTGGTGGTGGTGACGAGCGGGAACATCAAGGCGACCGATCTCGCCCAGACGCAGACCCGGCTCGGGCGCGATGGAGCCATCGGCTACGTGCTCGTCGGCGCGAGCGAGAGCACGGCCAAGCTCCCCGACCGCGAGGGCCCGGTGGAGCACTTCTGGGTGCCCTCCCCGTCTCCTCGCTGAGGTATTCGATGCGTCGAGAAGCGTCTCGGAAGAAGATCGTCGCCATCAGCTCGGGAGGCGGTCACTGGATCGAGCTCCTCCGCCTCCGCCCCGCCTTCGACGGCCACTTCGTGGTCTGGGTCACCGTGAGCGAGGCCTACCGCGCGCACGTCGACGGACCGCTGCGGGTGATCGACGACGTGACCCGCTGGGACCGGCTCGGCCTGCTGAAGTGCGCCTGGCAGGTGACGCGCATCCTCCTGAGCGAGCGGCCCGACGTGGTCGTGAGCACGGGCGCCCTCCCCGGCTTCTTCGGCGTGGTGCTCGCGAAGCGGCTCGGCATCCGGACCGTCTGGGTCGACAGCCTCGCCAACGTGGAGGAGCTGTCGATGAGCGGGCAGAAGGTCGGCGCGCACGCCGATCTGTGGCTGACGCAGTGGCCGGAGCTCGCGCGCGAGGGCGGCCCGCTCTACGCGGGGAGCGTGCTCGGGGAGCTCGACCGCCCCTCGGAGTCCCCCGTCATGGCGGAGGCCGAGTGAAGCTCTTCGTCACCGTGGGCGCGCAGATGCCCTTCGATCGCCTCATCGAGGCCGTCGACGCCTGGGCAGCGACGCAGGACGACGTGGAGATCCTGGCGCAGATCGGGGACTCCGAGGTGTCGCCTCGCCACCTGACGCACACGCGCTTCCTCGAGCCGGTGGAGTTCGACCGCGCCTACGACGAGGCCGACGCCGTCATCGGCCACGCCGGCATCGGCACCCTCTTCGCGGCCCTCGAGCGCGGCAAGCCGATCGTCGTGCTCCCGCGCGAGGCGGCGCGCCGCGAGACGCGGAACGACCACCAGATCGCGACCGCGAAGGCCTTCGCCCGGTTCGCCGGCGTGCACGTCGCCTGGAACGAAGCCGAGCTTCCCGCCAAGCTCGGCACGCTCTCCCGCTCTCGAACCGGGCCGCAGCTGGGCGCCTACGCGTCCGGCCCGCTCGTCGAGCGGATCTCCGCTTTCATCGACTCGTGAGGCAGACCTTGAAGATCCTCGTCACCGGAGGCGCCGGCTTCATCGGCAGCCACGTCGCGGACGCGCTCCTCGAAGAGGGGCACAGCGTGGTCGTGCTCGACGACCTCAGCAGCGGACGCGCCGAGAACGTGCCCGAGAAGGCGCTCTTCCTCGAGGGCGACCTGCGGGACGCGGCGCTCGTGGACCGCGCGTTCGCCGAGCACGACTTCGACGTGGTCTGCCACCAGGGCGCGCAGACGAGCGTCAGCGTCTCCACCCGCGAGCCCGTGCGCGACGCGGAGATCAACGTGATCGGCGGGCTCAACGTGCTCGAGGCTGCGCGCGCGCACGGCATCGCCCGCTTCGTCTTCGCCTCGACGGGCGGCGCCATCTACGGCGACATCCCCGAGGGCCAGCGCGCGGGCGAGGGATGGCCACCGCAGCCCATCAGCCCCTACGCGTGCTCGAAGCTCGCGTTCGAGCGCTACCTCGCGGCCTACCACCACGAGCACGGCACCCCCTCGACCATCCTCCGCTACGCCAACGTCTACGGCCCGCGCCAGGACCCCCACGGCGAGGCCGGCGTGGTCGCCATTTTCTGCCAGCGCCTGGCGAGCGGAGAGAAGATCCGCATCAACGCCATGCGCGAGGTCGGCGACGCCGGCTGTGTGCGCGACTACGTCTACGTGGCCGACGTCGTGAAGGCGAACCTGCTCGCCATCCAGGGCAAGCTCGAGGGCAAGGTCATCAACGTCGGCAGCGGCGAGGGGACCTCCACCCTCCAGCTCGCGGAGCGCATCGAGGCGGCCCTCGGCGTCAAGACCGACAAGGAGTGGGGCACGCGGCGCGCGGGCGATCTCGAGCGCTCGGTGCTCGAGCCCAACGACGAGCTCCAGCGGCACACGGGCCCGGCGACGCCGATCGCGGACGGCATCCGAGAGACGGCGCGCTGGTTCGCGGGACGGGCGTGATCACATGTGCGGCATCGCCGGCGCAGTCGGTCTGATCGAGAGCGGGCTCCCCGACGCGGTCGCGCGCATGACCGACGCGCAGGCGCACCGCGGGCCCGACCAGGACGGGCAGTGGCGGAGCGGGGAGCGGGGCCGCGGCGCGGTGCTCGGCCACCGCCGCCTCTCCATCCTCGACCTGAGCGAGGCGGGCCGCCAGCCGATGATCGACCCCGAGACGGGCGTCGTCATCGCCTACAACGGCGAGGCCTACAACTTCGGCGAGCTGGCCGCGGAGCTGCGCGCGCTCGGCGTCGAGCTGAAGTCCACGAGCGACACCGAGGTCGTGCTGAAGGCGTACGCTCGCTGGGGAGAGAAGGCGATTGCGCGCCTCCGCGGCATGTTCGCCATCGCGCTCTGGGACCCGCGGGACCAGACCCTGCTCCTCGCGCGCGACCGGCTGGGCATCAAGCCGCTCTACTACGCCGAGGTCGACGGCGCGCTCCTCTTCGCGTCCGAGATCCGCGCCATGCTCGCGTCCGAGAAGATCGCGCGGCGCCTCGACCCGAGCGCGCTCGAGCGCTTCCTATGGCACGGCTTCGTCCCCGGGCCCGGCACCCTGATCGAGGGCGTGAAGCTGCTGCCCGCGGGCACGTGCATGCGCATCCCGCTCGAGGGCCGGCCGTCCCGCCCCGCGCCCTACTGGACGCTGCCGAAGCACCGGCCGGTGGGCGAGGACGAGGCGGTGGCGGACCTGTCGGAGCGCCTGAACGAGGCGGTGAAGCTGCGCCTGATCGCGGACGTGCCGCTCGGCATCTTCCTGAGCGGCGGGGTCGACTCGAGCGCGGTCGCGGCGCTCGCCCAGCGCGCGGCGGACGCGCCGGTCACCACCTTCAACATCTCGTTCGAGGAGGCGCGCTACGACGAGTCGAAGTACGCGCGCCAGGTGGCCGAGAAGCTCGGCACCGAGCACCGCGAG includes the following:
- a CDS encoding 4'-phosphopantetheinyl transferase superfamily protein, producing MIEDALSDLLGPRVRFAVRIPGEVPLTALMAPEEHLAARAVDKRRYELAAGRDAARAALRLLGAPTIAIGRGGRGEPLWPEGVVGTITHTDTLCVAAVADAGAMRGLGLDAEPDEPLDRELWSLITTREEHVALQDDPRPGERARRTFCAKEAAYKCQYPLSGTFLEFEDVVIRHDADDRFDAVFQRSAPPFAAGATIHGRFVRAGAHVIAGAWIDNEGETR
- a CDS encoding SLBB domain-containing protein, translated to MNAHLPHTAVLIFATVSFSLLPGCIGSLPTPPTVPDANAGFRAMESTPAPGVDQDEPRPMALYPGDVVALRMQAADVETIEGLSVDERGMLHVPLAGDVQVAGLPLVDAEERIEQAMRRFISTVRVTIVMSDPAGHVASVIGAVGEQGRVVIAPGMRVADLLAAAGGPATSSEGGSTTLLADLSSARLVRGGEAVPIDVGTAVTGDPRHNVFVRPGDYLYVPPQLRGLISVLGEVNGARVLPFQPGIRLSQALAMAGGITRDANGGDIRIVRGGPDDAMIYRAGIDHVVSGHYEDPVLAPGDIVYVGSSGLADFRDFTTAISPIISIGATTAIGVAAFSSGP
- a CDS encoding undecaprenyl-phosphate glucose phosphotransferase, which translates into the protein MPRQRGFIRPLHNKTGLVQRLLDAAWIVLAHALAFWVYDSAGEWDNHHTVATGGALLVFLFLAEAGGLYRAWRGVPLHKELVRVWAVWGGVLTALLLAAFFTKESSTFSRVATLGWFIGAPTLISVGRGLLRLALQEARKRGRNMRRAGVIGMTEMGERVAAHLAETPWLGMEMVGFFDDRTPERLHTPEADLPDLVGTFDDAVRKAREGEIDILYIALPMRAEPRVQKLLRDLADTTASVYVVPDFFVFDLLHGRWSALDDIPVVSVFETPFYGIDGWVKRFEDIVLGTVFLTIAALPMALIALLIKLTSKGPVFFQQRRYGLDGEIIHVLKFRSMTVAEDGAKVKQAEKNDSRITPVGAILRRLSLDELPQLFHVVTGSMSLVGPRPHAVAHNEAYRKRIHGYMLRHKVKPGLTGWAQVNGWRGETDTLEKMEKRVEHDLEYIRRWGLWFDLKIILLTVFSPKVHRNAY
- a CDS encoding LLM class flavin-dependent oxidoreductase, whose translation is MTAENPFRCYVMGSESLLVQCTEILLREGHKVLGVISEADDIVRWAEDQKIPVVPPGKDLASRLSDDPFEWFFSLANLSIIPDDVLAKPTEGAINFHDGPLPRYAGLNATTWALLHGERTHGVSFHLIEGGVDEGDLLAQRVFELNDRETALTLNTRCYELGIETFGQLVEQLGAGTHERTEQDLGKRSYFGKFDRPDGGSTIDWDQPAHVIDALVRALDYGGYPNPVGAAKVVLERGVLLLPEVERAADSTSEKPGTVVGVDDDGLEVATQTGTLLFPRVLDGEGRPLTAEAAFALGVQPGASLVASPSTRKRLGELDRAMAKNEAFWTRRLSTLEAAKIPQADHATVAKPKQERRAIEATAAPTRLFAGLGAWLARVSGKHAFDVAHRPPSLSETIAGAERLYADRVPMRLSVDLEAPFSALLEATEKELARVDAKGTYPLELFHRQPSAQRPSYDVVAEQVTSLDDWSLPSGAIAGLITDGSRAALVFDAERLAPAQADAMRQQLEALLRGADETLVGDLPLLSEGERRRLLEEWNDTARDFPRDQGVHQLFEAQVDRSPDTQALVYRGSALTYAELDAKANQLAHRLIGLGVKADTPVGLCTDRSLDLLIGALGILKAGGAYVPLDPSYPKDRLAFMVEDSAAPVIVTLSRTRDVLPEGEATRVVLDEEDLGGQPTTRPSVDGWSSDNLAYLIYTSGSTGKPKGVMVEHRNVANFFTGMDAEIPHEPAGRWLAVTSLSFDISVLELFWTLARGFTVVLSSDEDRALVSGGGAGVSQYSHRKIDFSLFYFASDAGENATDKYKLLLDGARFADENGFAAVWTPERHFHAFGGLYPNPSVASAALSTITKNVKLRAGSCVNPLHHPVRVAEEWALVDNLSNGRVGISFAAGWQPNDFVIRPEAFENNKQRMLDEIDIIRRLWRGEGVTFEGPTGPVEVKTLPRPVQKELPFFITAAGNPQTFELAGTLGGGILTHLLGQSVDEAKEKIGIYRKAWKDAGHPGEGHVVLMLHTFVGDDEESVKEIVREPMKAYLKSSMMLIQQHAWSFPAFKKHAREDKSFKDNFLNLSAEDTDALLDHSFERYYETSAMFGTPESCREQVERCRGIGVDEIACLIDFGIDSETVLTHFPQLNTLRAEATAPREDLSEDDYSIAAQLERHAITHMQCTPSMAQMLVMNDEARTALGGLKHLMVGGEAFPGALAKALREATSASITNMYGPTETTIWSSTEAAEPGEGTVAIGTPIANTQLYVLDERRQPVPVGVPGELYIGGDGVTRGYWKREDLTAERFVADPFRGGEARMYRTGDEVRWREDGHLEFLGRMDHQVKLRGYRIELGEIEARLRLHDSVREAVVIAREDTPGDKRLVGYLVTDGTFDAAALKAHLGETLPDFMVPAHLVKMDRFPLTPNKKIDRKALPRPEAAVTRAEEHVAPAGEVEEKIAGVWKRILGLSEVGTRDNFFELGGHSLLAVQAHREIAEATGAKLTVTDIFRFPTIQALADHLEGDGGGNEALQKSADRAAARRQALGRRRVLRRR